Proteins encoded together in one Paracidovorax wautersii window:
- the kdpE gene encoding two-component system response regulator KdpE: MPSARTVIVIEDEPQIRRFVRGALEAEQWQVHEAATLRDGLSAAGTRQPDLLVLDLGLPDGDGVELIREVRAWSSAAIIVLSARTDEADKIAALDAGADDYLTKPFGTGELLARVRANMRRPRHGDATAGAEARWQFGDVDIDGAARTVLRGGQPVHLTPIEYRMLLVLLGNAGRVMTQRQLLTDVWGPGHVDRSHYLRIHMGHLRQKLEADPARPRHLLTETGVGYRLVIDPPGGGT, encoded by the coding sequence ATGCCTTCTGCCCGTACCGTGATCGTGATCGAGGACGAACCCCAGATCCGCCGCTTTGTCCGCGGTGCGCTGGAGGCGGAGCAATGGCAGGTGCATGAAGCGGCCACGCTGCGCGACGGCCTGTCGGCCGCCGGCACCCGCCAACCCGATCTGCTGGTGCTGGACCTGGGCCTGCCGGACGGCGACGGCGTGGAACTGATCCGCGAAGTGCGCGCCTGGTCAAGCGCCGCCATCATCGTGCTGTCGGCCCGCACCGACGAGGCCGACAAGATCGCCGCGCTCGACGCCGGCGCCGACGACTACCTCACCAAGCCCTTCGGAACCGGCGAACTGCTGGCCCGCGTGCGCGCCAACATGCGGCGCCCCCGCCACGGCGATGCAACCGCCGGCGCCGAAGCGCGCTGGCAGTTCGGTGACGTGGACATCGACGGAGCCGCGCGCACGGTGCTGCGCGGGGGTCAGCCAGTGCACCTGACGCCGATCGAGTACCGCATGCTGCTGGTGCTGCTGGGCAACGCCGGCCGCGTGATGACGCAGCGCCAGCTGCTCACCGACGTCTGGGGCCCCGGCCATGTCGACCGCAGCCACTACCTGCGCATCCACATGGGCCATCTGCGCCAGAAGCTGGAGGCCGATCCCGCCCGGCCGCGCCACCTGCTGACCGAGACCGGGGTCGGCTACCGGCTGGTCATCGACCCACCGGGGGGCGGTACATGA
- the kdpC gene encoding potassium-transporting ATPase subunit KdpC, with the protein MIRTIFRPALVLLVLLSAVTGLLYPAAVTGAAQALFPWQAQGSLVERGGRTVGSALIGQPFSDPGHFWGRPSATAPQPYNASASGGSNQGPLNPALTDAVTARVQALRAADPGNSRPVPADLVTASASGLDPHITPAAAMYQAPRVARVRGLPEATVQALVQQHTEAPLWGLLGEPRVNVLALNLALDTGSARPAQP; encoded by the coding sequence ATGATCCGCACGATATTCCGTCCCGCCCTGGTGCTGCTGGTGCTGCTGAGCGCCGTCACTGGCCTGCTGTACCCCGCTGCCGTCACCGGCGCCGCGCAGGCGCTGTTCCCCTGGCAGGCCCAGGGCAGCCTGGTCGAGCGCGGCGGCCGCACCGTGGGCTCGGCCCTCATCGGCCAGCCCTTCTCGGACCCCGGCCACTTCTGGGGCCGCCCCTCCGCCACCGCGCCCCAGCCCTACAACGCCTCGGCCTCCGGCGGCTCCAACCAGGGGCCGCTGAACCCGGCGCTGACCGACGCCGTCACCGCCCGCGTGCAGGCGCTGCGCGCGGCCGATCCGGGCAACAGCCGGCCGGTGCCGGCCGATCTGGTCACGGCATCCGCCAGCGGCCTCGATCCGCACATCACCCCCGCCGCAGCGATGTACCAGGCGCCGCGCGTGGCGCGCGTGCGCGGTTTGCCCGAAGCCACCGTCCAGGCCCTGGTGCAGCAGCACACCGAGGCGCCCCTGTGGGGCCTGCTCGGCGAGCCCCGGGTGAATGTGCTGGCGCTCAATCTGGCGCTGGACACTGGCTCTGCGCGGCCGGCGCAGCCGTAA